One region of Cygnus atratus isolate AKBS03 ecotype Queensland, Australia chromosome 25, CAtr_DNAZoo_HiC_assembly, whole genome shotgun sequence genomic DNA includes:
- the NBR1 gene encoding next to BRCA1 gene 1 protein isoform X2 gives MEPQVNLWVSCRGETQSFLVSDSAHTTWADVEAMVKVSFDLDNIQIKYVDEDKDEVSVNTKEEYEEALKIAVKQGNQLQMNVYEEGSFLKDAPSCSSQPRERTVPEKLAALKDEKIPLSHYSVVAQGLEEDLKNEKELAVQLNHNETGGTNENPPEWFTSYLETFREQVVKETVEQLEQKLYEKLVHHNQAPDFPESSITAAPPASETQPGNGNQCDWLISCCNCQARIVGVRYQCSLCPAYNICEQCEAGTYAHDPNHVLLKLRRPILCIAENYNLAQFSPRLPATLEQVRLQKQMDKRFLKAEKQRLRAEKKQRKAEVRELKKQLKLHRKIHLWNSVHVLETSGSPTLKSESLQPSTLLSPSQPVQAIVPTLSAVFVDENLPDGTRLQPGTKFIKHWRMKNTGNVEWGSDTKLKLMWGNLTLASSEKKDVLVPSLPSGQVGTVSVEFVAPNIEGTYTSHWRLSHRGEQFGPRIWCSIVVDPSPATDSLESNWKDSDSNQTDKSSSNKQDASLKTEGSAQVMGEIVEQAEIPLPNLPLKMKNLPSEREFYIPSVDLLTAQDLLSFELLDINIVQELERVPHNTPVDMTPCMSPLPHDSPLVEKPGLGQIEEENEGSGFKPVSDACMVKMKGEHPLNQEEGEEDMSGTQFVCETVIRSLTLDAEPDHKPPQKKKVMKNSLQMLQDTFTCNVLSEESPRIKTNAASKKESKICQSEAITENGSGELLFSEKVNPCSNTGDSGDEDEGDDKDDVQSQGSSASSEDYIIILPECFDTSRPLGESMYSSALSQPSLEKTGEPETGAGPDGGSQPEIHSISDTSTTSQTLPVVPLTTETTDTLAQTERNLASLQNCIFQEPNIPAPENVCSTPHNQIREEPSGEDSYGQGSSGFLTRNQNFSEYPRHPQGSSIAGELVKGALSVAASAYKALFAGPPITEQPAATEEHTATLLSSLCEMGFCDRQLNLRLLKKHNNNMVQVVTELLQISNSDWYSSRC, from the exons gtGTCTGTGAATACCAAAG aggaatATGAAGAAGCTCTGAAG ATTGCAGTTAAACAAGGAAATCAACTCCAGATGAATGTGTATGAAGAAGGctcttttctgaaagatgctCCATCTTGTTCTTCACAACCGCGTGAAAGAACCGTGCCAGAAAAGTTGGCAGCTcttaaagatgagaaaatacCTCTTTCACACTACTCTGTGGTAGCTCAGGGGTTGGAGGAagacttgaaaaatgaaaaggagctGGCAGTTCAG TTAAATCACAATGAAACAGGGGGAACAAATGAAAATCCTCCAGAATGGTTTACTAGCTACTTGGAAACA TTCAGGGAGCAAGTGGTGAAGGAAACTGTTGAGCAACTGGAACAGAAGCTATATGAGAAGCTTGTTCATCACAATCAGGCTCCAGACTTTCCTGAGAGCTCTATTACAGCAGCGCCTCCAGCTTCAGAGACCCAACCAGGGAATGGTAACCAGTGTGACTGGCTAATCTCCTGCTGCAACTGTCAGGCCCGAATCGTTGGAGTTCGCTACCAGTGCAG CCTTTGTCCAGCCTACAATATTTGTGAACAGTGTGAAGCAGGAACATATGCACACGATCCTAATCACGTCTTGTTAAAGCTACGAAGACCTATACTGTGTATTGCTGAGAACTACAACCTTGCACAGTTTTCACCTCGCCTGCCTGCTACTCTGGAGCAAGTTAG gctCCAGAAACAGATGGACAAAAGatttctgaaggcagaaaagcagagattacgagcagagaagaaacagcGAAAGGCAGAGGTCCGAGAGCTCAAAAAGCAGCTAAAATTGCACAGGAAAATTCATCTGTGGAACTCTGTCCATGTGTTGGAAACTAGTGGCTCACCTACTCTGAAGTCTGAGTCTCTCCAACCCAGTACCTTACT GAGCCCTAGTCAACCCGTCCAAGCGATTGTCCCAACACTAAGTGCAGTGTTTGTGGATGAGAATTTGCCAGATGGGACTCGCTTGCAGCCGGGAACAAAGTTTATCAAACACTGGCGAATGAAAAATACTGGCAATGTGGAATGGGGCTCAGACACAAAG ctgaaacttATGTGGGGAAATTTGACCTTGgcatcttctgaaaaaaaggatGTGTTGGTGCCATCCCTTCCATCGGGACAAGTAGGAACTGTTTCAGTTGAGTTTGTGGCTCCTAATATAGAAGGAACGTACACGTCTCACTGGAGACTGTCACACAGAGGGGAACAGTTTGGGCCTAGGATCTGGTGCAGTATTGTTGTGGATCCCTCCCCAGCTACTGACTCTTTAGAAAGCAATTGGAAGGACTCCGATTCCAACCAAACAGATAAATCTTCCAGTAACAAACAG GATGCTTCCTTGAAGACAGAAGGCAGTGCTCAAGTGATGGGTGAAATTGTGGAACAGGCTGAGATACCTCTGCCAAATCTtcctttgaagatgaaaaatctgCCAAGCGAGAGAGAATTTTATATCCCATCTGTGGATCTCCTCACTGCACAG GATTTACTGTCCTTTGAACTATTGGATATCAATATTGTGCAGGAACTGGAGCGAGTGCCACACAACACTCCTGTTG acatgACTCCATGCATGTCCCCTTTGCCACATGATAGCCCCTTGGTGGAGAAACCTGGCTTAGGTCAGATAGAGGAGGAGAACGAGGGAAGTGGATTTAAACCAGTGTCTG ATGCTTGCATGGTGAAAATGAAAGGTGAACATCCACTGAaccaggaggaaggggaagaagacaTGAGTGGGACTCAGTTTGTCTGCGAAACTGTAATTCGCTCTCTTACCCTGGATGCCGAACCTGACCATAAGcccccacaaaaaaagaaagtgatgaaGA ATTCTTTGCAAATGCTGCAAGACACCTTCACTTGTAATGTGCTAAGTGAAGAATCTCCTAGGATAAAAACTAATGCCGCTTCTAAAAAGGAATCAAAGATCTGTCAGTCAGAGGCGATCACAGAAAATGGCAGTG gGGAACTTCTGTTTTCCGAGAAAGTAAACCCTTGTAGCAACACTGGCGATTCTGGTGATGAAGATGAAGGTGATGATAAAGATGATGTGCAAAGTCAAGGCTCTTCTGCTTCATCAGAGGATTATATTATTATTCTCCCTGAATGCTTTGATACCAGTCGTCCTTTAGGGGAGTCCATGTATAGTTCGGCTCTTTCTCAGCCCAGTCTGGAAAAGACAGGAGAACCTGAAACAGGAGCAGGGCCAGATGGGGGAAGTCAGCCAGAGATACACAGCATCAGTGATACTTCGACAACATCACAAACGCTGCCTGTAGTACCATTGACCACAGAGACCACAGACACCTTAGCCCAGACAGAAAG GAATCTTGCATCTCTTCAGAATTGTATCTTCCAAGAACCAAACATACCAGCTCCAGAGAATGTCTGTTCCACTCCTCACAATCAAATAAGAGAAG AACCTAGTGGTGAAGACAGCTATGGACAGGGATCTTCTGGATTTCTAACAAGAAACCAGAATTTCTCAGAATACCCAAG ACACCCACAAGGAAGCAGTATTGCAGGAGAACTAGTTAAAGGAGCTTTATCAGTTGCTGCCTCGGCCTACAAAGCATTATTTGCTGGACCACCCATTACAGAACAG CCTGCAGCTACAGAAGAGCACACTGCCACTCTTCTATCCAGTCTGTGCGAGATGGGATTCTGTGACAGGCAGTTAAACCTGCGACTGCTGAAGAAACACAACAATAATATGGTTCAAGTGGTAACTGAATTGCTTCAGATCAGTAACAGTGACTGGTACAGCAGTAGGTGCTGA
- the NBR1 gene encoding next to BRCA1 gene 1 protein isoform X1 encodes MEPQVNLWVSCRGETQSFLVSDSAHTTWADVEAMVKVSFDLDNIQIKYVDEDKDEVSVNTKEEYEEALKIAVKQGNQLQMNVYEEGSFLKDAPSCSSQPRERTVPEKLAALKDEKIPLSHYSVVAQGLEEDLKNEKELAVQQKLNHNETGGTNENPPEWFTSYLETFREQVVKETVEQLEQKLYEKLVHHNQAPDFPESSITAAPPASETQPGNGNQCDWLISCCNCQARIVGVRYQCSLCPAYNICEQCEAGTYAHDPNHVLLKLRRPILCIAENYNLAQFSPRLPATLEQVRLQKQMDKRFLKAEKQRLRAEKKQRKAEVRELKKQLKLHRKIHLWNSVHVLETSGSPTLKSESLQPSTLLSPSQPVQAIVPTLSAVFVDENLPDGTRLQPGTKFIKHWRMKNTGNVEWGSDTKLKLMWGNLTLASSEKKDVLVPSLPSGQVGTVSVEFVAPNIEGTYTSHWRLSHRGEQFGPRIWCSIVVDPSPATDSLESNWKDSDSNQTDKSSSNKQDASLKTEGSAQVMGEIVEQAEIPLPNLPLKMKNLPSEREFYIPSVDLLTAQDLLSFELLDINIVQELERVPHNTPVDMTPCMSPLPHDSPLVEKPGLGQIEEENEGSGFKPVSDACMVKMKGEHPLNQEEGEEDMSGTQFVCETVIRSLTLDAEPDHKPPQKKKVMKNSLQMLQDTFTCNVLSEESPRIKTNAASKKESKICQSEAITENGSGELLFSEKVNPCSNTGDSGDEDEGDDKDDVQSQGSSASSEDYIIILPECFDTSRPLGESMYSSALSQPSLEKTGEPETGAGPDGGSQPEIHSISDTSTTSQTLPVVPLTTETTDTLAQTERNLASLQNCIFQEPNIPAPENVCSTPHNQIREEPSGEDSYGQGSSGFLTRNQNFSEYPRHPQGSSIAGELVKGALSVAASAYKALFAGPPITEQPAATEEHTATLLSSLCEMGFCDRQLNLRLLKKHNNNMVQVVTELLQISNSDWYSSRC; translated from the exons gtGTCTGTGAATACCAAAG aggaatATGAAGAAGCTCTGAAG ATTGCAGTTAAACAAGGAAATCAACTCCAGATGAATGTGTATGAAGAAGGctcttttctgaaagatgctCCATCTTGTTCTTCACAACCGCGTGAAAGAACCGTGCCAGAAAAGTTGGCAGCTcttaaagatgagaaaatacCTCTTTCACACTACTCTGTGGTAGCTCAGGGGTTGGAGGAagacttgaaaaatgaaaaggagctGGCAGTTCAG CAAAAGTTAAATCACAATGAAACAGGGGGAACAAATGAAAATCCTCCAGAATGGTTTACTAGCTACTTGGAAACA TTCAGGGAGCAAGTGGTGAAGGAAACTGTTGAGCAACTGGAACAGAAGCTATATGAGAAGCTTGTTCATCACAATCAGGCTCCAGACTTTCCTGAGAGCTCTATTACAGCAGCGCCTCCAGCTTCAGAGACCCAACCAGGGAATGGTAACCAGTGTGACTGGCTAATCTCCTGCTGCAACTGTCAGGCCCGAATCGTTGGAGTTCGCTACCAGTGCAG CCTTTGTCCAGCCTACAATATTTGTGAACAGTGTGAAGCAGGAACATATGCACACGATCCTAATCACGTCTTGTTAAAGCTACGAAGACCTATACTGTGTATTGCTGAGAACTACAACCTTGCACAGTTTTCACCTCGCCTGCCTGCTACTCTGGAGCAAGTTAG gctCCAGAAACAGATGGACAAAAGatttctgaaggcagaaaagcagagattacgagcagagaagaaacagcGAAAGGCAGAGGTCCGAGAGCTCAAAAAGCAGCTAAAATTGCACAGGAAAATTCATCTGTGGAACTCTGTCCATGTGTTGGAAACTAGTGGCTCACCTACTCTGAAGTCTGAGTCTCTCCAACCCAGTACCTTACT GAGCCCTAGTCAACCCGTCCAAGCGATTGTCCCAACACTAAGTGCAGTGTTTGTGGATGAGAATTTGCCAGATGGGACTCGCTTGCAGCCGGGAACAAAGTTTATCAAACACTGGCGAATGAAAAATACTGGCAATGTGGAATGGGGCTCAGACACAAAG ctgaaacttATGTGGGGAAATTTGACCTTGgcatcttctgaaaaaaaggatGTGTTGGTGCCATCCCTTCCATCGGGACAAGTAGGAACTGTTTCAGTTGAGTTTGTGGCTCCTAATATAGAAGGAACGTACACGTCTCACTGGAGACTGTCACACAGAGGGGAACAGTTTGGGCCTAGGATCTGGTGCAGTATTGTTGTGGATCCCTCCCCAGCTACTGACTCTTTAGAAAGCAATTGGAAGGACTCCGATTCCAACCAAACAGATAAATCTTCCAGTAACAAACAG GATGCTTCCTTGAAGACAGAAGGCAGTGCTCAAGTGATGGGTGAAATTGTGGAACAGGCTGAGATACCTCTGCCAAATCTtcctttgaagatgaaaaatctgCCAAGCGAGAGAGAATTTTATATCCCATCTGTGGATCTCCTCACTGCACAG GATTTACTGTCCTTTGAACTATTGGATATCAATATTGTGCAGGAACTGGAGCGAGTGCCACACAACACTCCTGTTG acatgACTCCATGCATGTCCCCTTTGCCACATGATAGCCCCTTGGTGGAGAAACCTGGCTTAGGTCAGATAGAGGAGGAGAACGAGGGAAGTGGATTTAAACCAGTGTCTG ATGCTTGCATGGTGAAAATGAAAGGTGAACATCCACTGAaccaggaggaaggggaagaagacaTGAGTGGGACTCAGTTTGTCTGCGAAACTGTAATTCGCTCTCTTACCCTGGATGCCGAACCTGACCATAAGcccccacaaaaaaagaaagtgatgaaGA ATTCTTTGCAAATGCTGCAAGACACCTTCACTTGTAATGTGCTAAGTGAAGAATCTCCTAGGATAAAAACTAATGCCGCTTCTAAAAAGGAATCAAAGATCTGTCAGTCAGAGGCGATCACAGAAAATGGCAGTG gGGAACTTCTGTTTTCCGAGAAAGTAAACCCTTGTAGCAACACTGGCGATTCTGGTGATGAAGATGAAGGTGATGATAAAGATGATGTGCAAAGTCAAGGCTCTTCTGCTTCATCAGAGGATTATATTATTATTCTCCCTGAATGCTTTGATACCAGTCGTCCTTTAGGGGAGTCCATGTATAGTTCGGCTCTTTCTCAGCCCAGTCTGGAAAAGACAGGAGAACCTGAAACAGGAGCAGGGCCAGATGGGGGAAGTCAGCCAGAGATACACAGCATCAGTGATACTTCGACAACATCACAAACGCTGCCTGTAGTACCATTGACCACAGAGACCACAGACACCTTAGCCCAGACAGAAAG GAATCTTGCATCTCTTCAGAATTGTATCTTCCAAGAACCAAACATACCAGCTCCAGAGAATGTCTGTTCCACTCCTCACAATCAAATAAGAGAAG AACCTAGTGGTGAAGACAGCTATGGACAGGGATCTTCTGGATTTCTAACAAGAAACCAGAATTTCTCAGAATACCCAAG ACACCCACAAGGAAGCAGTATTGCAGGAGAACTAGTTAAAGGAGCTTTATCAGTTGCTGCCTCGGCCTACAAAGCATTATTTGCTGGACCACCCATTACAGAACAG CCTGCAGCTACAGAAGAGCACACTGCCACTCTTCTATCCAGTCTGTGCGAGATGGGATTCTGTGACAGGCAGTTAAACCTGCGACTGCTGAAGAAACACAACAATAATATGGTTCAAGTGGTAACTGAATTGCTTCAGATCAGTAACAGTGACTGGTACAGCAGTAGGTGCTGA
- the NBR1 gene encoding next to BRCA1 gene 1 protein isoform X3, translating into MNVYEEGSFLKDAPSCSSQPRERTVPEKLAALKDEKIPLSHYSVVAQGLEEDLKNEKELAVQQKLNHNETGGTNENPPEWFTSYLETFREQVVKETVEQLEQKLYEKLVHHNQAPDFPESSITAAPPASETQPGNGNQCDWLISCCNCQARIVGVRYQCSLCPAYNICEQCEAGTYAHDPNHVLLKLRRPILCIAENYNLAQFSPRLPATLEQVRLQKQMDKRFLKAEKQRLRAEKKQRKAEVRELKKQLKLHRKIHLWNSVHVLETSGSPTLKSESLQPSTLLSPSQPVQAIVPTLSAVFVDENLPDGTRLQPGTKFIKHWRMKNTGNVEWGSDTKLKLMWGNLTLASSEKKDVLVPSLPSGQVGTVSVEFVAPNIEGTYTSHWRLSHRGEQFGPRIWCSIVVDPSPATDSLESNWKDSDSNQTDKSSSNKQDASLKTEGSAQVMGEIVEQAEIPLPNLPLKMKNLPSEREFYIPSVDLLTAQDLLSFELLDINIVQELERVPHNTPVDMTPCMSPLPHDSPLVEKPGLGQIEEENEGSGFKPVSDACMVKMKGEHPLNQEEGEEDMSGTQFVCETVIRSLTLDAEPDHKPPQKKKVMKNSLQMLQDTFTCNVLSEESPRIKTNAASKKESKICQSEAITENGSGELLFSEKVNPCSNTGDSGDEDEGDDKDDVQSQGSSASSEDYIIILPECFDTSRPLGESMYSSALSQPSLEKTGEPETGAGPDGGSQPEIHSISDTSTTSQTLPVVPLTTETTDTLAQTERNLASLQNCIFQEPNIPAPENVCSTPHNQIREEPSGEDSYGQGSSGFLTRNQNFSEYPRHPQGSSIAGELVKGALSVAASAYKALFAGPPITEQPAATEEHTATLLSSLCEMGFCDRQLNLRLLKKHNNNMVQVVTELLQISNSDWYSSRC; encoded by the exons ATGAATGTGTATGAAGAAGGctcttttctgaaagatgctCCATCTTGTTCTTCACAACCGCGTGAAAGAACCGTGCCAGAAAAGTTGGCAGCTcttaaagatgagaaaatacCTCTTTCACACTACTCTGTGGTAGCTCAGGGGTTGGAGGAagacttgaaaaatgaaaaggagctGGCAGTTCAG CAAAAGTTAAATCACAATGAAACAGGGGGAACAAATGAAAATCCTCCAGAATGGTTTACTAGCTACTTGGAAACA TTCAGGGAGCAAGTGGTGAAGGAAACTGTTGAGCAACTGGAACAGAAGCTATATGAGAAGCTTGTTCATCACAATCAGGCTCCAGACTTTCCTGAGAGCTCTATTACAGCAGCGCCTCCAGCTTCAGAGACCCAACCAGGGAATGGTAACCAGTGTGACTGGCTAATCTCCTGCTGCAACTGTCAGGCCCGAATCGTTGGAGTTCGCTACCAGTGCAG CCTTTGTCCAGCCTACAATATTTGTGAACAGTGTGAAGCAGGAACATATGCACACGATCCTAATCACGTCTTGTTAAAGCTACGAAGACCTATACTGTGTATTGCTGAGAACTACAACCTTGCACAGTTTTCACCTCGCCTGCCTGCTACTCTGGAGCAAGTTAG gctCCAGAAACAGATGGACAAAAGatttctgaaggcagaaaagcagagattacgagcagagaagaaacagcGAAAGGCAGAGGTCCGAGAGCTCAAAAAGCAGCTAAAATTGCACAGGAAAATTCATCTGTGGAACTCTGTCCATGTGTTGGAAACTAGTGGCTCACCTACTCTGAAGTCTGAGTCTCTCCAACCCAGTACCTTACT GAGCCCTAGTCAACCCGTCCAAGCGATTGTCCCAACACTAAGTGCAGTGTTTGTGGATGAGAATTTGCCAGATGGGACTCGCTTGCAGCCGGGAACAAAGTTTATCAAACACTGGCGAATGAAAAATACTGGCAATGTGGAATGGGGCTCAGACACAAAG ctgaaacttATGTGGGGAAATTTGACCTTGgcatcttctgaaaaaaaggatGTGTTGGTGCCATCCCTTCCATCGGGACAAGTAGGAACTGTTTCAGTTGAGTTTGTGGCTCCTAATATAGAAGGAACGTACACGTCTCACTGGAGACTGTCACACAGAGGGGAACAGTTTGGGCCTAGGATCTGGTGCAGTATTGTTGTGGATCCCTCCCCAGCTACTGACTCTTTAGAAAGCAATTGGAAGGACTCCGATTCCAACCAAACAGATAAATCTTCCAGTAACAAACAG GATGCTTCCTTGAAGACAGAAGGCAGTGCTCAAGTGATGGGTGAAATTGTGGAACAGGCTGAGATACCTCTGCCAAATCTtcctttgaagatgaaaaatctgCCAAGCGAGAGAGAATTTTATATCCCATCTGTGGATCTCCTCACTGCACAG GATTTACTGTCCTTTGAACTATTGGATATCAATATTGTGCAGGAACTGGAGCGAGTGCCACACAACACTCCTGTTG acatgACTCCATGCATGTCCCCTTTGCCACATGATAGCCCCTTGGTGGAGAAACCTGGCTTAGGTCAGATAGAGGAGGAGAACGAGGGAAGTGGATTTAAACCAGTGTCTG ATGCTTGCATGGTGAAAATGAAAGGTGAACATCCACTGAaccaggaggaaggggaagaagacaTGAGTGGGACTCAGTTTGTCTGCGAAACTGTAATTCGCTCTCTTACCCTGGATGCCGAACCTGACCATAAGcccccacaaaaaaagaaagtgatgaaGA ATTCTTTGCAAATGCTGCAAGACACCTTCACTTGTAATGTGCTAAGTGAAGAATCTCCTAGGATAAAAACTAATGCCGCTTCTAAAAAGGAATCAAAGATCTGTCAGTCAGAGGCGATCACAGAAAATGGCAGTG gGGAACTTCTGTTTTCCGAGAAAGTAAACCCTTGTAGCAACACTGGCGATTCTGGTGATGAAGATGAAGGTGATGATAAAGATGATGTGCAAAGTCAAGGCTCTTCTGCTTCATCAGAGGATTATATTATTATTCTCCCTGAATGCTTTGATACCAGTCGTCCTTTAGGGGAGTCCATGTATAGTTCGGCTCTTTCTCAGCCCAGTCTGGAAAAGACAGGAGAACCTGAAACAGGAGCAGGGCCAGATGGGGGAAGTCAGCCAGAGATACACAGCATCAGTGATACTTCGACAACATCACAAACGCTGCCTGTAGTACCATTGACCACAGAGACCACAGACACCTTAGCCCAGACAGAAAG GAATCTTGCATCTCTTCAGAATTGTATCTTCCAAGAACCAAACATACCAGCTCCAGAGAATGTCTGTTCCACTCCTCACAATCAAATAAGAGAAG AACCTAGTGGTGAAGACAGCTATGGACAGGGATCTTCTGGATTTCTAACAAGAAACCAGAATTTCTCAGAATACCCAAG ACACCCACAAGGAAGCAGTATTGCAGGAGAACTAGTTAAAGGAGCTTTATCAGTTGCTGCCTCGGCCTACAAAGCATTATTTGCTGGACCACCCATTACAGAACAG CCTGCAGCTACAGAAGAGCACACTGCCACTCTTCTATCCAGTCTGTGCGAGATGGGATTCTGTGACAGGCAGTTAAACCTGCGACTGCTGAAGAAACACAACAATAATATGGTTCAAGTGGTAACTGAATTGCTTCAGATCAGTAACAGTGACTGGTACAGCAGTAGGTGCTGA